The Klebsiella sp. RIT-PI-d genome contains the following window.
GTAGAGACCAGCGGGAGCGAACATGCTCAAGCGCGATGATAACCACCTGATCCTGTTGAATATGCAAACCTGTTTGCCAAAGCCGAAATGCCATAAAAAGCGATCTCCTTATCTGCCGCCAATTGACGGCTATATCAATGCACCTGGCTTGCCTTTATACTACCGCGCGGTTGTTTATAAACTGCCCAGACCAAACTAAATGGGAAATCTCCGGTGAAGTTCGTAAAGTATTTATTCATCCTTGCAGTTTTTTGCATTCTGCTGGGAGCAGGCTCGATTTATGGCCTTTATAAATTTGTTGAGCCACAGTTGCCTGACGTTGCCACACTCAAAGATGTGCGCCTGCAAATTCCAATGCAGATCTATAGCGCTGATGGTGAACTGATGGCGCAATACGGAGAAAAACGCCGTATTCCGGTGACGCTCGACGACGTTCCGCCAGAAATGGTGAAGGCTTTTATCGCAACGGAAGACAGCCGTTTCTATGAGCATCACGGCGTCGATCCGGTAGGTATTTTCCGTGCGACCAGCGTGGCGCTGTTTTCAGGTCATGCCACTCAGGGTGCCAGTACGATTACTCAGCAATTAGCGCGTAACTTCTTCCTGAGTCCGGAACGCACATTGATGCGTAAAATTAAGGAAGTCTTTCTCGCCATCCGTATTGAACAGATGATGAGTAAAGATGAGATCCTCGAGCTTTATCTGAACAAGATTTATCTCGGTTATCGTGCGTATGGTGTCGGCTCCGCAGCGCAAGTGTACTTCGGTAAATCGGTGGATCAACTGACCTTAAGTGAAATGGCTACTATTGCTGGTCTGCCTAAAGCACCGTCAACCTTTAACCCACTTTATTCACTCGATCGTGCGACATCGCGCCGTAATGTGGTGTTATCGCGCATGTTGAGCGAAGGCTATATTACGCAAGAGCAGTACGATCAGGCGCGTAATGAATCGATTGATGCGAATTATCATGCCCCGGAAATTGCCTTTTCTGCACCTTATCTGACCGAGTTAGTCCGTCAGGATATGGTTGGCCGTTACGGTGAGAAAGCGTATGAAGACGGTTATCGCGTTTACACTACGATTAGCCGTAAAAACCAGCAGGCGGCGCAGGACGCCGTGCGCAATAACGTGATGGATTACGATATGCGTCATGGCTATCGTGGCCCGGCAAACGTGCTGTGGAAAAGCGGTGAAGCGCCGTGGGATACGCAAAAGATCGTCGATTCACTGAGAGCACTGCCGAACTATGGTCCGCTCGCTCCGGCGGCGATCGTCTCAGCATCACCTCAGGAAGCGACTGCGCTCCTTGGTAATGGAACCGCCGTTTCATTGCATCTTGATGGTGTTCGCTGGGCCCGCCCGTGGATCTCAGACACGCAGCAGGGTCGTACGCCAGGTAAAGTGACTGATGTAGTACAGGCTGGTCAGCAGGTGTGGGTACGTCAGGTGAACGATACCTGGTGGCTGGCGCAGGTGCCGGATGTTAACTCGGCGCTGGTGTCTATTAATCCGCAGGATGGCGCGATCCTTGCGCTGGTGGGCGGTTTTGATTTCAATCAGAGCAAATTTAACCGTGCGACCCAGGCGCTTCGTCAGGTAGGGTCGAACATTAAGCCGTTCCTCTACACCGCAGCAATGGATAAAGGCCTGACGCTGGCCAGTATTCTGAATGACGTGCCAATCTCGCGCTGGGATGCCGGTGCCGGTTCAGACTGGCGGCCTAAAAACTCACCGGCGCAATATGCCGGGCCTATTCGCCTGCGTCAGGGACTCGGGCAGTCGAAAAACGTGGTGATGGTGCGGGCGATGCGGGCGATGGGCGTCGATTATGCCGCCGAGTACCTGCAGCGTTTCGGCTTCCCGGCACAGAACATCGTGCATACGGAATCGCTGGCGCTTGGCTCCGCATCTTTTACGCCAATGCAGGTTGCGCGTGGCTACGCGGTAATGGCAAACGGCGGTTTTCTTGTCGATCCCTATTTCATTACCAAAATTGAAAATGACCAGGGTGGCATCGTTTTTACAGCGAATCCAAAAGTCGCCTGTGCTAACTGCGATATTCCGGTTATTTACGGCGAAACACAGAAGTCTGGCGTGCTGGAAAACAAGGATGTCGAAGACGTCGCCATGTCTCAGGAGCAAAAAAATCTGGCCGTGCCCATGCCGCAGCTGGAGCAGGCAAACCAGGATCTGGTCGCCCGCACCGGCAGTCAGCAATATGCGCCGCATGTGATCAACACGCCGCTGGCATTTTTGATTAAGAGCGCGCTGAACACTAACATTTTCGGTGAACCCGGCTGGCAAGGAACGGGCTGGCGTGCGGGGCGGGATCTACAGCGCCACGATATCGGCGGTAAAACCGGCACCACCAATAGCTCGAAGGACGCCTGGTTCTCCGGCTACGGTCCGGGCGCGGTGACGTCCGTGTGGATTGGCTTCGACGATCATCGTCGGGATCTGGGCCGTACCACGGCTTCCGGGGCGATTAAAGATCAGGTGTCAGGTTATGAGGGCGGGGCCAAAAGTGCTCAGCCTGCGTGGGATGCCTTTATGAAGTCGATCCTCGCGGGCGTACCGGAAGATCCGCTCACGCCGCCACCGGGCATAGTAACCGTGAATATCGATCGCAGTAGCGGGCAACTGGCTAACGGTGGCAACAGCCGTGCGGAGTATTTTATTGAAGGTACTCAGCCGACACAGCAGGCGGTGCATGAAGTGGGTACGACCATTATTGATAACGGTGAGACGCACGAGCTGTTTTAATGAATACCTGCCTGATGAAAGTCAGGCAGGGTTATCCGCCAGTCCC
Protein-coding sequences here:
- the mrcA gene encoding peptidoglycan glycosyltransferase/peptidoglycan DD-transpeptidase MrcA — encoded protein: MKFVKYLFILAVFCILLGAGSIYGLYKFVEPQLPDVATLKDVRLQIPMQIYSADGELMAQYGEKRRIPVTLDDVPPEMVKAFIATEDSRFYEHHGVDPVGIFRATSVALFSGHATQGASTITQQLARNFFLSPERTLMRKIKEVFLAIRIEQMMSKDEILELYLNKIYLGYRAYGVGSAAQVYFGKSVDQLTLSEMATIAGLPKAPSTFNPLYSLDRATSRRNVVLSRMLSEGYITQEQYDQARNESIDANYHAPEIAFSAPYLTELVRQDMVGRYGEKAYEDGYRVYTTISRKNQQAAQDAVRNNVMDYDMRHGYRGPANVLWKSGEAPWDTQKIVDSLRALPNYGPLAPAAIVSASPQEATALLGNGTAVSLHLDGVRWARPWISDTQQGRTPGKVTDVVQAGQQVWVRQVNDTWWLAQVPDVNSALVSINPQDGAILALVGGFDFNQSKFNRATQALRQVGSNIKPFLYTAAMDKGLTLASILNDVPISRWDAGAGSDWRPKNSPAQYAGPIRLRQGLGQSKNVVMVRAMRAMGVDYAAEYLQRFGFPAQNIVHTESLALGSASFTPMQVARGYAVMANGGFLVDPYFITKIENDQGGIVFTANPKVACANCDIPVIYGETQKSGVLENKDVEDVAMSQEQKNLAVPMPQLEQANQDLVARTGSQQYAPHVINTPLAFLIKSALNTNIFGEPGWQGTGWRAGRDLQRHDIGGKTGTTNSSKDAWFSGYGPGAVTSVWIGFDDHRRDLGRTTASGAIKDQVSGYEGGAKSAQPAWDAFMKSILAGVPEDPLTPPPGIVTVNIDRSSGQLANGGNSRAEYFIEGTQPTQQAVHEVGTTIIDNGETHELF